One region of Myxococcus fulvus genomic DNA includes:
- a CDS encoding GON domain-containing protein, which produces MGRIGRKLLGCLTTLAMGCQGEALEEEAEFNLASLQQELTSPREESCLDIQQARPSAPDGEYTLYVMGNPEWPWRVYCHGMTGAPKEYLPLQERTLFSNFSQYTAGDASPGTNVRTRYSKLRINPYTREVDTSDTTFATSTGQLAHASLPVTSMPFATAMSCDWGDTGRANIDLRGTPFRVAPDAFVVSGWEQVGSQVYSFADQVVSLKGGGYCGSNAPLNADGLTGGKLPLFYALADIPWTPAARLYPVDGSEVTARPLQPGSYHTHDLGLGPQGLGAVHVPRGWSVVLYSGPGFTGTTHILTGDADIPASGWKRQAPGIEVKADVILYASHGYQGVRQTVRAGRYDMGQLPLGNDALRSLAVPAGFQVTLYQHAGFQGERLILTENTNLSGHPFDARTSSIVVESPTVRYNDVVHGHWSSSGGQDSSSPRNRAITVEYTGLPGVVSFDLESSFGPYLYLLDANGQLLAQGGATMGDGHARLAYFLTPGTYKLVAATTEAGQTAEFTLRSNKARLSLPQRLWVKPVSTFTWAYDDTGTGSHDDVSVWRPDLSQHPGYFSLGDIAMPDHAQAPLRTFVVSGEGDVLAKPLRYNQIWADNGTRGKHDAAFWQPVPPPGYTCLGSVVELGYSPPPTDRIRCVKDEYVLPAAAHRVWDDKGSGKHGDITLWQANPRDHRTLAAFTFVGQGNYDDPDGSRFWALNNSALANPEP; this is translated from the coding sequence ATGGGTCGGATTGGCAGGAAGCTGCTGGGATGCCTCACAACACTCGCAATGGGCTGTCAGGGTGAAGCCCTGGAAGAGGAGGCGGAGTTCAACCTCGCCTCCCTCCAACAAGAGCTCACCTCCCCCAGGGAGGAATCGTGTCTGGACATCCAGCAGGCCCGACCCTCGGCCCCGGATGGGGAGTACACGCTGTATGTGATGGGGAACCCGGAATGGCCATGGCGCGTCTATTGCCACGGGATGACAGGAGCACCAAAGGAGTACCTGCCCCTCCAGGAGCGCACCCTCTTCTCCAACTTCTCCCAGTACACCGCGGGCGACGCCTCACCGGGCACCAACGTCCGCACCCGGTACTCCAAGCTCCGCATCAATCCCTACACCCGGGAGGTGGACACCTCCGACACGACGTTCGCGACCAGCACGGGGCAGCTCGCCCACGCCAGCCTGCCCGTCACCTCCATGCCCTTCGCCACGGCGATGTCATGCGATTGGGGTGACACGGGCCGGGCCAACATCGACCTGCGTGGCACGCCGTTCAGGGTCGCCCCGGACGCCTTCGTGGTGAGCGGCTGGGAACAGGTCGGCTCCCAGGTCTACAGCTTCGCCGACCAGGTCGTCTCCCTGAAGGGTGGCGGGTACTGCGGCTCGAACGCCCCGCTCAACGCCGACGGGCTCACCGGCGGGAAGCTGCCCCTGTTCTACGCCCTCGCCGACATCCCCTGGACGCCCGCCGCCCGCCTCTATCCGGTGGACGGCTCGGAGGTGACCGCGCGGCCGCTGCAGCCCGGTTCCTACCACACCCACGACCTGGGCCTGGGCCCCCAGGGCCTCGGCGCCGTCCATGTCCCGCGCGGCTGGAGCGTCGTGCTCTATTCGGGCCCGGGCTTCACCGGCACCACGCACATCCTCACCGGCGACGCCGACATCCCTGCCAGCGGGTGGAAGCGCCAGGCGCCAGGCATCGAGGTGAAGGCCGACGTCATCCTCTACGCCAGCCATGGCTATCAAGGCGTCCGACAGACGGTGCGCGCCGGCCGCTACGACATGGGGCAGCTCCCCCTCGGCAATGACGCCCTGCGCTCGCTCGCGGTGCCGGCGGGCTTCCAGGTCACCCTCTACCAGCACGCTGGATTCCAGGGCGAGCGGCTCATCCTCACCGAGAACACCAACCTCTCCGGCCACCCGTTCGATGCGCGGACCTCCAGCATCGTGGTCGAGTCCCCCACCGTCCGCTACAACGACGTCGTCCACGGCCACTGGAGCTCCTCGGGGGGACAGGACAGCAGCAGCCCGCGCAACCGCGCCATCACCGTCGAGTACACGGGCCTCCCCGGCGTCGTGAGCTTCGATCTGGAGTCCAGCTTCGGTCCCTACCTCTACCTCCTGGATGCCAACGGCCAGCTGCTCGCCCAGGGCGGAGCGACGATGGGAGACGGCCACGCGCGCCTCGCGTACTTCCTGACGCCGGGCACGTACAAGCTGGTGGCAGCCACCACCGAGGCGGGCCAGACAGCGGAATTCACGCTCCGCTCGAACAAGGCGCGCCTGAGCCTTCCGCAGCGGCTGTGGGTGAAGCCGGTGAGCACCTTCACGTGGGCCTATGACGACACCGGCACGGGCTCACACGACGATGTCTCCGTCTGGCGTCCCGACCTGAGCCAGCACCCCGGCTACTTCTCGCTGGGCGACATCGCCATGCCCGACCATGCACAGGCCCCCCTGAGGACATTCGTGGTCTCCGGCGAGGGAGACGTGCTCGCCAAGCCCCTGCGTTACAACCAGATATGGGCGGACAACGGCACGCGAGGCAAGCACGACGCCGCCTTCTGGCAACCCGTTCCTCCCCCCGGATACACGTGTCTGGGTTCCGTCGTGGAGTTGGGGTACAGCCCCCCGCCGACGGACCGCATCCGCTGCGTCAAGGACGAGTACGTGCTGCCCGCGGCCGCCCACCGGGTCTGGGATGACAAGGGCTCCGGCAAGCATGGTGACATCACGCTGTGGCAGGCAAACCCCAGGGACCACCGCACGCTGGCGGCGTTCACCTTCGTGGGACAGGGGAACTACGACGATCCAGACGGCTCGCGGTTCTGGGCCCTCAACAACAGCGCGCTCGCCAACCCGGAGCCGTAA
- a CDS encoding endonuclease/exonuclease/phosphatase family protein has product MKVPEVLEHLPGVGPLLGRMATPIDEPHPRRDSTLVLPTLDALKLPSTERQLGDGRAIIVRHPEPRPTTGPGLTVMSYNILLGGQRRAALLAYFDELEAEGRMPDVIGLQEANIPISVLLASRYGFHLAYHGSDGLHGTRLVNGKAFLTRHPLADAAHFTYVISDAERAAAIQRRGGDPCEIPEDRGALMVRLEVGGLPVVLYNVHHTLGDSGINAHNMRQLNLLVRHREAPHAVALGDFNANTAIKTGGSWLMAHLRTYDDTDTVEEYAVRYGEPNASVGDKGVGNIADPRLRHELHMLEQGLPETIAHAAVTRVRLPGGAMMTPKQACAELRSGKVQRGSEHWLRLQDIADSATLTSLPDESGVVPATGKRFDNFYASPELEPVLFEVDRSTESSDHQPVVAHYTPRPAKGREGK; this is encoded by the coding sequence ATGAAGGTGCCCGAGGTCCTGGAGCACCTGCCCGGCGTGGGCCCTCTGCTCGGCCGGATGGCCACTCCGATTGACGAGCCGCATCCGCGGCGGGACTCGACGCTCGTCCTGCCGACGCTCGATGCGCTCAAGCTGCCCTCCACGGAGCGCCAGCTCGGCGACGGGCGCGCCATCATCGTCCGTCACCCCGAGCCCCGCCCCACCACGGGCCCGGGGCTCACGGTGATGAGTTACAACATCCTGCTCGGGGGCCAGCGCCGCGCCGCGCTGCTGGCGTACTTCGACGAGCTGGAGGCCGAGGGCCGCATGCCCGACGTCATCGGCCTGCAGGAGGCCAACATCCCCATCTCCGTGCTGCTGGCGTCGCGCTACGGCTTCCACCTGGCGTACCACGGCAGCGACGGGCTCCATGGCACGCGGCTGGTCAACGGCAAGGCCTTCCTGACCCGGCATCCGCTCGCGGACGCGGCCCACTTCACCTACGTCATCTCCGATGCCGAGCGCGCCGCCGCCATCCAGCGTCGAGGCGGGGACCCGTGTGAGATTCCCGAGGACCGGGGCGCGCTCATGGTCCGGCTGGAGGTCGGAGGGCTGCCCGTCGTCCTCTACAACGTGCACCACACGTTGGGAGACTCCGGCATCAACGCGCACAACATGCGCCAGTTGAACCTGCTGGTGCGCCACCGGGAGGCCCCCCACGCGGTGGCGCTGGGTGACTTCAACGCCAACACCGCCATCAAGACGGGCGGCTCCTGGCTGATGGCGCACTTGCGGACGTACGACGACACGGACACGGTGGAGGAGTACGCCGTGCGCTACGGCGAGCCGAACGCGAGCGTGGGCGACAAGGGCGTGGGCAACATCGCGGATCCGCGCCTGCGGCATGAGCTGCACATGCTGGAGCAGGGGTTGCCGGAGACGATTGCCCACGCGGCCGTGACGCGGGTGCGCCTGCCCGGCGGCGCGATGATGACACCGAAGCAGGCCTGCGCGGAGCTGCGCTCGGGGAAGGTGCAGCGGGGCAGTGAGCACTGGCTGCGATTGCAGGACATCGCGGACAGCGCCACGCTCACGTCCCTGCCGGACGAGTCCGGCGTGGTGCCGGCCACGGGCAAGCGCTTCGACAACTTCTACGCGAGCCCGGAGCTGGAGCCCGTCCTCTTCGAGGTGGACCGGAGCACGGAGTCCTCGGACCACCAGCCCGTCGTGGCGCACTACACACCGCGCCCCGCGAAGGGCCGTGAGGGGAAATAG